Sequence from the Stenotrophomonas sp. 364 genome:
GCTCACCGTCGCGTTCCTGTCCAACTATCTGCTGGCGGCCACGGCGGGTGCGTCCACCGAAGCGCTGTGGGGCGGGTACGCAGCGTGGCGCTGGATGTTCTGGATGCAGGCGGTGCCATCGCTGCTGTTCCTGGCGCTGTTGCTGACCATTCCGGAAAGTCCGCGCTATCTGGCGGTGAAGCGTCGCAAGGACGAGGCGCTGCAGGTGCTGACGCGGCTGTTCGGCGCTGCCGAGGCGCACGCAAAGCTGGCCGAGATCGACGCCTCGCTGTCGACCGACCATCATCGCCCGCGGCTGTCGGACCTCCTCAGCAAGGCGACCGGCCGGGTCCGCCCGATTGTCTGGGTCGGCATCGGTCTGGCCACCTTCCAGCAGCTGGTCGGCATCAACGTGGTGTTCTATTACGGCGCCGTGCTCTGGCAGGCGGTCGGCTTCTCCGAGAACGACGCGCTGATGATCAATGTGCTGTCCGGTGCACTCAGCATCGGCGCCTGCATCGTCACCGTGCTGCTGATCGATCGCATCGGGCGCAAGCCGTTGCTCTGGGCTGGCTCGGCCGGCATGGCGGTGTCGTTGGCGCTGTTGGTGGTGGCCTTCGCCAGCGGCTCCCTGGTCGATACACACCTGCAGCTGCCACCGGGCATGGGCACGTTGGCGCTGGTAGCGGCCAATGCCTACGTGGTGTTCTTCAACATCTCCTGGGGGCCGGTCATGTGGGTGATGCTGGGCGAAATGTTCCCCAACCAGATCCGTGGCTCGGGGCTGGCCGTGGCGGGGGCGGCGCAGTGGACCGCGAATTTCGCCGTCACGGTGACCTTCCCCATTCTGCTGGCGGGGACCGGGCTGGCAACGACGTACAGCCTCTACCTGGCGGCGGCCATCATCTCGATCTTCTTCGTGCTCAGGTACGTGCACGAAACCAAGGGCAAGGAACTGGAGCAGATGGAAGGATGAACACGATGACGAATCACGGCGCTTCCCTCGCCCGCAAGGGCGTGCTGCTGACCGCGCTGCTGCTGGTGCTGGCCGCCTGCGGGAAGGCTGACAAGGCGCCCGCAGCTGCGACGGCGGCCTCCAATCCATGGCCGGAGGTCACCTGGCCGCTGGCCGAGGACCCCGCTCTGGAAAAGCGCATCACCGACCTGATGGCCAGCATGACGGTGGAGGAGAAGGTAGGCCAACTGGTGCAGGGCGATATTGCCAGCATCACGCCGGATGACCTCCGCACGTACCGGCTCGGCTCGATCCTGGCCGGCGGCAATTCCGACCCGGGCGGCCGGTACGATGCGTCGCCGGCCGAATGGCTGGCGCTGGCCGACGCTTTCTATGCGGCCTCGATGGACACCTCGCAGGGCGGCAAGGCCATTCCGGTGCTGTTCGGCATCGATGCCGTGCACGGGCAGAGCAACATCATCGGCGCGACCCTGTTCCCGCACAACATCGGCCTGGGTGCGACCCGCAACCCGGAGCTGCTGCGGCGGATCGGTGAGATCACCGCGCTGGAGACCCGCGCCACCGGGATGGAGTGGGCGTTCGCACCCACCGTGGCCGTCCCGCAGGATGACCGCTGGGGGCGCACCTATGAGGGCTATTCCGAATCACCCGAAGTGGTGGCCAGCTATGCCGGTGCGATGGTCGAGGGCCTGCAGGGCAAGGTGGGCACGCCTGCCTTCCTGGACGGTCGCCATGTGATCGCGTCGGTAAAGCACTTCCTCGGCGATGGCGGCACGACCGATGGCAAGGACCAGGGCGATACCCGGATCAGCGAGGCCGAGCTGGTGCGCATCCACGCGGCCGGGTATCCGCCGGCGATTGCCGCCGGTGCGCAGACGGTGATGGCGTCCTTCAACAGCGTCAACGGCGAAAAGATGCACGGTCACACGCCTTATCTGACCGATGCGTTGAAGGGGCGCATGCACTTCGGCGGGTTCGTGGTGGGCGACTGGAACGGCCACGGGCAGGTCAAGGGCTGCACCACCACCGATTGCCCGGCCACCGTCAATGCCGGCCTGGACATGGCCATGGCGTCGGACAGCTGGAAGGGCTTCTATGACACCACGCTGGCCGCGGTGAAGGCGGGCATCATCTCCCCGCAACGCCTGGACGATGCGGTGCGCCGGATCCTGCGGGTCAAGATGCGGCTGGGCCTGTTCGAGGCGGGTACACCATCGTCGCGCGCGGTCGGTGGCCAATTTGCGCTTATTGGTGCCCCGGCGCATCGTGAGGTCGCACGTCAGGCGGTGCGTGAATCGCTGGTGTTGCTGAAGAACCAGGGCGGCGTGCTGCCCTTGTCGCCGAAGCAGCGCATTCTCGTCGCCGGTGACGGTGCCAACGACGTCGGCAAACAGGCGGGTGGCTGGACGCTGAACTGGCAGGGCACCGGCACCACCCGCAAGGATTTCCCGAATGCGGACACCATCTTCGAGGGCATTGCGCAGCAGGCCAAGGCCGCTGGCGGTCAGGCGGAGCTGGCGGTGGATGGAAAGTATGCGACCAAGCCGGATGTCGCCGTGGTGGTGTTCGGGGAGAATCCCTATGCGGAATTCCAGGGAGATCTGCCGACACTGGCCTACAAGCCGGGGGACGACGCCGATCTTGCGTTGATCAAGCGACTGAAGGCCGAGGGCATTCCGGTCGTTGCGGTGTTCCTGAGCGGGCGCCCGCTGTGGGTGAACCGGGAGATCAATGCCGCCGACGCGTTCGTGGCGGCCTGGCTGCCCGGATCGGAAGGCGGCGGCATTGCCGATGTGCTGCTGCGTGGGCCGGGGGGCGACGTGCAGCACGACTTCAAGGGGAAGCTGAGCTTCAGCTGGCCGCGGACGGCAATCCAGTACGTCAACAATGTCGGGCAGAAGGACTACGCC
This genomic interval carries:
- a CDS encoding exo 1,3/1,4-beta-D-glucan glucohydrolase, producing the protein MNTMTNHGASLARKGVLLTALLLVLAACGKADKAPAAATAASNPWPEVTWPLAEDPALEKRITDLMASMTVEEKVGQLVQGDIASITPDDLRTYRLGSILAGGNSDPGGRYDASPAEWLALADAFYAASMDTSQGGKAIPVLFGIDAVHGQSNIIGATLFPHNIGLGATRNPELLRRIGEITALETRATGMEWAFAPTVAVPQDDRWGRTYEGYSESPEVVASYAGAMVEGLQGKVGTPAFLDGRHVIASVKHFLGDGGTTDGKDQGDTRISEAELVRIHAAGYPPAIAAGAQTVMASFNSVNGEKMHGHTPYLTDALKGRMHFGGFVVGDWNGHGQVKGCTTTDCPATVNAGLDMAMASDSWKGFYDTTLAAVKAGIISPQRLDDAVRRILRVKMRLGLFEAGTPSSRAVGGQFALIGAPAHREVARQAVRESLVLLKNQGGVLPLSPKQRILVAGDGANDVGKQAGGWTLNWQGTGTTRKDFPNADTIFEGIAQQAKAAGGQAELAVDGKYATKPDVAVVVFGENPYAEFQGDLPTLAYKPGDDADLALIKRLKAEGIPVVAVFLSGRPLWVNREINAADAFVAAWLPGSEGGGIADVLLRGPGGDVQHDFKGKLSFSWPRTAIQYVNNVGQKDYAPQFAFGFGLTYADNGDLAALPEVSGVTGNEGAGGVFFARGDAGAGMALRLEGGTGQGVTVTKVPESLDGGLLQVTGVDHLAQEDGRRLAWTGKGEAIAALQSHTALDLQRESNGDLMLLTTLRVDAAPQGEAWLSVGCGPGCSARVALGPTLANLPKGQWTRVGVPLKCLAAAGADVGKLDRPWSIGTAGAMTLSVSRVALGALNEAESTLACPGA
- a CDS encoding sugar porter family MFS transporter is translated as MDQAMKGGENTRLIVVISVVATIGGFLFGFDSGVINGTQDGLHQTFKSGEWMQGFEIASMLLGCAVGAFSAGRLADRLGRRNVLIVSAVLFLLSAIGAGAASSSAMFIVARVMGGFAVGAASVISPAYIAEVAPARYRGRLATVQQIAIISGLTVAFLSNYLLAATAGASTEALWGGYAAWRWMFWMQAVPSLLFLALLLTIPESPRYLAVKRRKDEALQVLTRLFGAAEAHAKLAEIDASLSTDHHRPRLSDLLSKATGRVRPIVWVGIGLATFQQLVGINVVFYYGAVLWQAVGFSENDALMINVLSGALSIGACIVTVLLIDRIGRKPLLWAGSAGMAVSLALLVVAFASGSLVDTHLQLPPGMGTLALVAANAYVVFFNISWGPVMWVMLGEMFPNQIRGSGLAVAGAAQWTANFAVTVTFPILLAGTGLATTYSLYLAAAIISIFFVLRYVHETKGKELEQMEG